One Persicobacter psychrovividus DNA window includes the following coding sequences:
- a CDS encoding NCS2 family permease, whose amino-acid sequence MEKFFKLQERGTTVKQEIFGGLTTFLTMAYIIFVNPNILGAAGMDQPALITVTCIAAIVGTLLAAFWSNVPFAMAPGMGLNAFFTYTLVLGQGAKWEEALGVVFFSGVVFLILTVVGVREKIISSIPQTLRIAVGAGIGLFICFIGFKEMGLIVANPATLVGLGHFTPQVAIGLAGLVLIGILEVRRVKGSILIGILFCTIVGMGFGVVNTPDHIVALPASIAPIAFKLDILGALKVSMIGAIFSFMFVDLFDSIGTIVACSYEAKMVDKDGNIPVIGKVLEADALATVIGAVLGTSTTTTYVESASGIASGARTGLASVVTAGLFFIAMFFGPVIGVVPAFATAPALIIVGVFMFKNINKIEFADFNEAIPAFLTIILMPLTYSISIGLSFGFIAYVLIALANGRASKLSITMWVIGALSVVNLYFTMTGGGA is encoded by the coding sequence ATGGAAAAGTTTTTCAAACTGCAAGAACGTGGAACAACCGTTAAGCAGGAGATTTTTGGAGGGCTAACAACCTTCCTGACGATGGCTTATATCATCTTTGTCAATCCTAATATTTTAGGAGCGGCAGGTATGGATCAGCCAGCATTGATTACTGTAACATGTATTGCAGCAATCGTCGGTACACTTCTGGCCGCTTTTTGGTCGAATGTGCCTTTCGCTATGGCTCCAGGAATGGGGCTGAACGCTTTCTTTACCTATACCCTGGTTTTGGGGCAAGGGGCCAAATGGGAAGAGGCACTCGGGGTAGTATTTTTCTCCGGAGTAGTGTTTTTGATCCTGACGGTCGTTGGTGTTCGCGAGAAAATCATTTCAAGTATTCCACAGACGCTGCGTATTGCGGTGGGCGCCGGTATCGGTTTGTTCATTTGCTTTATCGGCTTTAAAGAGATGGGCTTGATCGTCGCTAATCCAGCAACTTTGGTGGGCCTTGGCCACTTTACACCACAGGTAGCAATTGGTTTGGCAGGTTTGGTCTTGATCGGAATTTTGGAAGTAAGAAGAGTAAAAGGCTCGATTCTTATCGGGATCCTTTTCTGTACAATCGTAGGAATGGGCTTTGGTGTGGTTAATACACCTGATCATATTGTGGCTCTTCCGGCATCTATCGCTCCTATTGCCTTTAAATTGGATATCCTTGGCGCCCTGAAGGTGTCAATGATTGGTGCGATCTTCTCTTTTATGTTTGTAGATTTGTTCGATTCTATCGGTACAATCGTGGCTTGTTCTTATGAGGCCAAGATGGTAGACAAAGATGGTAACATTCCTGTGATCGGAAAAGTACTGGAGGCAGATGCTTTAGCGACTGTAATTGGTGCTGTTTTGGGTACATCAACCACAACGACTTATGTGGAGTCAGCATCGGGAATTGCCTCTGGCGCCCGTACTGGTTTGGCTTCGGTCGTAACGGCTGGTTTATTCTTTATTGCAATGTTTTTCGGCCCTGTAATTGGGGTGGTTCCTGCATTTGCTACTGCACCAGCGCTTATTATCGTAGGCGTATTCATGTTTAAGAATATTAACAAAATTGAGTTTGCGGACTTCAATGAAGCCATCCCCGCATTCCTGACGATCATTTTGATGCCCTTGACTTACTCGATCTCGATCGGTTTGAGTTTTGGTTTCATCGCTTATGTGTTAATCGCATTGGCGAATGGACGTGCCTCGAAGTTGTCGATCACCATGTGGGTTATCGGTGCATTGTCTGTCGTGAATCTGTACTTCACAATGACTGGTGGCGGTGCTTAA
- a CDS encoding DUF5020 family protein, with protein sequence MNKRLNTLFFLLSLMLVFVAQGVSAQNVQLHYDFNRSRPVEKGQNQNYGDQVFTSTFEYFKPGEKGETFMFSDVDYRNTQDGGAGLFYWEISHKFYLNDSKLNLHVEYDDGFATFSPKKDGFDGQFPIRRAALLGIGKPFVFGDLFVHATVMYKYHPRANNHLDAQFTTVWIWPLFNGKVMFNGFADVWTEDKTFRGDALPNGDGKQLVFLTEPQIWYNVTDHFAVGGEVEISMNFAENNPSFLRDKINKWMVNPTVAVKYTF encoded by the coding sequence ATGAATAAACGTTTAAACACGCTTTTTTTCCTACTTTCTTTAATGTTGGTTTTTGTTGCGCAAGGTGTAAGCGCACAGAATGTACAGCTTCATTATGACTTCAACCGTAGCCGTCCGGTAGAAAAAGGTCAGAATCAAAATTACGGGGATCAGGTATTCACTTCTACCTTTGAGTATTTCAAGCCAGGGGAAAAAGGGGAAACTTTCATGTTCTCTGATGTGGATTACCGAAACACCCAAGATGGTGGTGCCGGCCTTTTCTATTGGGAGATTTCTCATAAATTTTACCTTAACGACAGCAAGCTGAACTTACACGTGGAGTATGATGATGGTTTTGCTACTTTCAGCCCTAAAAAAGATGGGTTTGATGGGCAGTTTCCTATTCGTCGTGCGGCATTGTTGGGTATTGGCAAGCCATTCGTTTTTGGTGATTTGTTTGTTCACGCTACTGTGATGTACAAGTATCATCCTCGTGCCAACAATCATTTGGATGCTCAGTTCACGACTGTTTGGATCTGGCCTTTGTTTAATGGCAAAGTGATGTTCAACGGTTTTGCTGATGTATGGACAGAAGATAAAACATTCCGTGGGGATGCACTTCCTAACGGCGACGGAAAACAACTGGTATTCTTGACTGAACCACAAATCTGGTACAATGTAACAGACCACTTTGCTGTGGGTGGTGAGGTTGAAATTTCCATGAACTTTGCTGAAAATAATCCAAGCTTCTTGCGTGATAAAATCAACAAGTGGATGGTCAACCCTACGGTTGCAGTAAAGTACACATTCTAA